One part of the Gossypium raimondii isolate GPD5lz chromosome 1, ASM2569854v1, whole genome shotgun sequence genome encodes these proteins:
- the LOC105785429 gene encoding uncharacterized protein LOC105785429 isoform X1, giving the protein MLMLTQLALLNSCCCFLFATISFLFHGFSFYHLLPSPWRWRKGFSFHFFYSPCFFFWIPLQLRCKPPDLKKQELAKRYSKRADATEDLQEAMEVFFFGQTWSDK; this is encoded by the exons ATGCTTATGCTGACGCAGCTAGCATTGCTGAATAG ctgCTGTTGCTTTCTTTTTGCcaccatttcttttctttttcatggttTCTCATTTTACCATTTGTTGCCTTCACCATGGAGATGGAGAAAAGGCTTCTCTTTTCACTTCTTTTATTCTCCCTGCTTCTTCTTTTGGATTCCTCTTCAGCTCAGATGCAAg CCTCCAGATTTGAAAAAACAAGAGCTTGCTAAGCG TTACTCAAAGAGGGCAGATGCTACTGAGGATTTGCAAGAAGCCATGGAGGTATTTTTCTTTGGTCAAACATGGAGTGATAAGTAa
- the LOC105785429 gene encoding uncharacterized protein LOC105785429 isoform X2 codes for MLMLTQLALLNRWRKGFSFHFFYSPCFFFWIPLQLRCKPPDLKKQELAKRYSKRADATEDLQEAMEVFFFGQTWSDK; via the exons ATGCTTATGCTGACGCAGCTAGCATTGCTGAATAG ATGGAGAAAAGGCTTCTCTTTTCACTTCTTTTATTCTCCCTGCTTCTTCTTTTGGATTCCTCTTCAGCTCAGATGCAAg CCTCCAGATTTGAAAAAACAAGAGCTTGCTAAGCG TTACTCAAAGAGGGCAGATGCTACTGAGGATTTGCAAGAAGCCATGGAGGTATTTTTCTTTGGTCAAACATGGAGTGATAAGTAa